From a region of the Streptacidiphilus albus JL83 genome:
- a CDS encoding phosphatidylinositol mannoside acyltransferase, which produces MKENLTDSAYAAGWALVKRLPEPVATRLFDGIADFVWRRRGKSVLRLESNLRRVRPEATDAEITALTRAGMRSYMRYWCESFRMSTWSRERVLASFEPEDVHRLDEAMASGRGAVLALPHMGNWDLAGAWVVVRGMPFTTVAERLKPEKLFDRFVAYREGLGMEVLPLTGGAGTLGKLAQRLRAGGLVCLVGDRDLSASGVPVEFLGEAARMPAGPAALAAQTGAALLPVTLWYDGTPVMKGRVHEEVPAPAEGSKREKVAAMTQAMADVWGEGVRAHPGDWHMLQRFWLADLEPRPEESVLPDPQGVQ; this is translated from the coding sequence GTGAAGGAGAACCTCACCGACTCCGCGTACGCGGCAGGTTGGGCGCTGGTCAAGCGGCTGCCGGAGCCGGTCGCGACCCGACTCTTCGACGGCATCGCGGACTTCGTCTGGCGGCGGCGCGGCAAGAGCGTGCTCCGGCTGGAGTCCAATCTGCGCCGGGTCCGCCCGGAGGCGACCGATGCCGAGATCACCGCGCTGACCCGGGCCGGGATGCGCAGCTACATGCGCTACTGGTGCGAGTCCTTCCGGATGTCGACCTGGAGCCGGGAGCGGGTGCTCGCCTCCTTCGAGCCCGAGGACGTGCACCGGCTGGACGAGGCGATGGCCTCCGGTCGCGGCGCGGTCCTGGCGCTGCCGCACATGGGCAACTGGGACCTGGCCGGCGCCTGGGTGGTGGTCCGCGGCATGCCGTTCACCACCGTCGCCGAGCGGCTGAAGCCGGAGAAGCTGTTCGACCGCTTCGTGGCCTACCGCGAGGGCCTGGGCATGGAGGTGCTGCCGCTCACCGGCGGTGCCGGCACCCTGGGCAAGCTGGCGCAGCGGCTCCGGGCCGGGGGGCTGGTCTGCCTGGTCGGCGACCGGGACCTGTCGGCCTCGGGCGTCCCGGTGGAGTTCCTGGGCGAGGCGGCGCGGATGCCCGCCGGGCCCGCCGCGCTGGCCGCGCAGACCGGCGCGGCGCTGCTCCCGGTCACCCTCTGGTACGACGGCACCCCGGTGATGAAGGGCCGCGTCCACGAGGAGGTCCCGGCGCCGGCCGAGGGCTCGAAGCGGGAGAAGGTCGCGGCGATGACCCAGGCCATGGCGGACGTCTGGGGCGAGGGCGTGCGCGCCCACCCGGGCGACTGGCACATGCTGCAGCGCTTCTGGCTGGCCGACCTCGAACCCCGGCCGGAGGAATCCGTGCTGCCGGATCCGCAGGGGGTCCAGTGA
- a CDS encoding glycosyltransferase family 4 protein has product MRIGIVCPYAWDVPGGVQFHIRDLAEHLIRLGHEVSVLAPADDDTPLPPYVVSAGRAVPVPYNGSVARLTFGFVSAARVRRWLREGGFDVLHIHEPVTPSLSILACWAASGPIVATFHTSNPRSRAMIAAEPLMQPALEKISARIAVSEYARRTLVEHFGGDAVVIPNGVDVRFFADADPRPSWTGSTIGFVGRINEPRKGLPTLLEAMPRIVAERPDVRLLVAGKGDPEEAVKDLPPDVRSRIEFLGMVSDEEKASLLRSVDLYVAPNTGGESFGIILVEAMSAGAPVLASDLDAFRQVLDGGAAGELFPVEDADALAGAALRLLGDPGRLAELSDAGSIHVRRFDWETVGADILSVYETVTTGAAAVVEEDRGGWRSRLGLARD; this is encoded by the coding sequence GTGAGGATCGGGATCGTCTGCCCCTACGCCTGGGACGTCCCCGGCGGGGTGCAGTTCCACATCAGGGACCTGGCCGAGCACCTGATCCGGCTGGGCCACGAGGTCTCGGTGCTGGCGCCGGCCGACGACGACACCCCGCTGCCGCCCTACGTGGTGTCGGCGGGACGGGCCGTCCCGGTGCCTTACAACGGCTCGGTGGCCCGGCTGACCTTCGGCTTCGTCTCGGCGGCGCGGGTCCGCCGGTGGCTGCGCGAGGGCGGCTTCGACGTCCTGCACATCCATGAGCCGGTGACCCCGAGCCTGTCGATACTGGCCTGCTGGGCGGCGTCCGGGCCGATAGTCGCCACCTTCCACACCTCCAACCCGCGCTCCCGCGCGATGATCGCGGCCGAGCCGCTGATGCAGCCGGCGCTGGAGAAGATCAGCGCCCGGATAGCGGTCAGCGAGTACGCCCGCCGCACCCTGGTCGAGCACTTCGGCGGCGACGCGGTGGTCATCCCCAACGGGGTGGACGTCCGCTTCTTCGCCGACGCCGATCCGCGCCCGTCCTGGACCGGCTCCACCATCGGCTTCGTCGGCCGGATCAACGAGCCGCGCAAGGGGCTGCCGACGCTGCTGGAGGCGATGCCGAGGATCGTCGCGGAGCGCCCGGACGTCCGGCTGCTGGTGGCCGGCAAGGGTGACCCGGAGGAGGCGGTCAAGGACCTGCCGCCGGACGTCCGGTCGCGGATCGAGTTCCTCGGCATGGTCAGCGACGAGGAGAAGGCGAGCCTGCTGCGCAGCGTCGACCTCTACGTCGCCCCGAACACGGGCGGCGAGAGCTTCGGGATCATCCTGGTCGAGGCGATGTCGGCGGGCGCTCCGGTGCTGGCCAGCGACCTGGACGCGTTCCGGCAGGTGCTGGACGGCGGCGCGGCCGGGGAGCTGTTCCCGGTCGAGGACGCGGACGCCCTGGCCGGAGCCGCGCTGCGGCTGCTCGGCGACCCGGGGCGGCTCGCCGAGCTGAGCGACGCGGGCAGCATCCATGTGCGCCGCTTCGACTGGGAGACCGTGGGCGCGGACATCCTGTCCGTCTACGAGACGGTGACCACGGGCGCGGCGGCGGTGGTCGAGGAGGACCGCGGCGGCTGGCGCAGCCGGCTCGGACTGGCCCGCGACTGA
- a CDS encoding LemA family protein — MSIWIWVAVAVVLVGWYLSWTAGRLDRLHTRIDAARAGLDAQLLRRSSAAQELATSTLLDPASSILLYQAAHAARTVEPERREVAESELSQALRALFAEPEQAEELNALPGGAEAVADLTAATRRVPMARRFHNDSVRAARAVRRHRVVRLFRLAGHAPFPLAFEMDDEPPTGL; from the coding sequence GTGAGCATCTGGATCTGGGTCGCGGTCGCGGTCGTCCTCGTCGGCTGGTACCTGAGCTGGACGGCGGGCCGGCTGGACCGGCTGCATACCCGGATCGACGCCGCCCGGGCCGGCCTCGACGCCCAACTGCTGCGCCGCTCCTCGGCGGCGCAGGAACTGGCGACCTCGACGCTGCTGGATCCGGCCTCGTCGATCCTGCTCTACCAGGCGGCGCACGCGGCCCGCACGGTGGAGCCGGAGCGGCGGGAGGTCGCCGAGAGCGAGCTGAGCCAGGCGCTCCGGGCGCTGTTCGCCGAGCCGGAGCAGGCGGAGGAGCTGAACGCGCTCCCGGGCGGGGCGGAGGCGGTGGCGGACCTGACGGCCGCGACCCGGCGGGTGCCGATGGCCCGGCGCTTCCACAACGACTCGGTGCGGGCGGCCCGCGCCGTGCGTCGGCACCGGGTGGTGCGGCTGTTCCGGCTGGCCGGGCACGCGCCCTTCCCGCTGGCCTTCGAGATGGACGACGAGCCGCCGACCGGACTCTGA
- the pdxS gene encoding pyridoxal 5'-phosphate synthase lyase subunit PdxS produces the protein MSTNTPVSVDQPAVGTARVKRGMAEQLKGGVIMDVVNAEQAKIAEDAGAVAVMALERVPADIRKDGGVARMSDPDMIDGIISAVSIPVMAKSRIGHFVEAQVLQSLGVDYIDESEVLTPADEANHSDKWAFTTPFVCGATNLGEALRRIAEGAAMIRSKGEAGTGNVVEAVRHLRQIRAEIGKLRACDNNELYAAAKELRAPYELVKEVAELGKLPVVLFSAGGVATPADAALMMQLGAEGVFVGSGIFKSGDPAKRAEAIVKATTFFDDPKVVADVSRGLGEAMVGINCDTLPESERYANRGW, from the coding sequence GTGTCCACCAACACCCCTGTCTCCGTCGACCAGCCCGCGGTCGGCACCGCCCGTGTGAAGCGCGGCATGGCCGAGCAGCTCAAGGGCGGCGTGATCATGGACGTCGTCAACGCCGAGCAGGCAAAGATCGCCGAGGATGCCGGTGCCGTGGCCGTCATGGCCCTGGAGCGCGTCCCCGCCGACATCCGCAAGGACGGCGGCGTGGCCCGGATGTCCGACCCGGACATGATCGACGGCATCATCTCCGCGGTCTCCATCCCGGTCATGGCCAAGTCCCGGATCGGCCACTTCGTCGAGGCCCAGGTCCTCCAGTCGCTCGGCGTCGACTACATCGACGAGTCCGAGGTGCTGACCCCGGCCGACGAGGCCAACCACAGCGACAAGTGGGCGTTCACCACCCCCTTCGTCTGCGGTGCCACCAACCTGGGCGAGGCCCTGCGCCGCATCGCCGAGGGCGCGGCCATGATCCGCTCCAAGGGCGAGGCCGGCACCGGCAACGTCGTCGAGGCCGTGCGCCACCTGCGCCAGATCCGTGCCGAGATCGGCAAGCTGCGCGCCTGCGACAACAACGAGCTCTACGCCGCCGCGAAGGAGCTCCGCGCCCCCTACGAGCTGGTCAAGGAGGTCGCCGAGCTCGGCAAGCTCCCGGTCGTGCTGTTCTCGGCCGGCGGTGTGGCCACCCCGGCCGACGCCGCGCTGATGATGCAGCTCGGCGCCGAGGGCGTCTTCGTCGGCTCCGGCATCTTCAAGTCGGGCGACCCGGCCAAGCGCGCCGAGGCCATCGTCAAGGCGACCACCTTCTTCGACGACCCCAAGGTCGTCGCGGATGTCTCGCGCGGTCTGGGCGAGGCCATGGTCGGCATCAACTGCGACACCCTGCCCGAGTCCGAGCGCTACGCCAACCGCGGCTGGTAG
- the pdxT gene encoding pyridoxal 5'-phosphate synthase glutaminase subunit PdxT, producing the protein MSFSNPVIGVLALQGDVREHAFALVEADAVARPVRRPEELAEVDALVIPGGESTTMSKLALIFGMMEPLRARVAAGMPVYGSCAGMIMLADKILEGRDDQQTVGGIDMTVRRNAFGRQNDSFEQPVDFRGLEGGPVHGVFIRAPWVESVGEGVEVLADLDAATGGGRIVAVRQGNLLATSFHPELSADHRVHSYFVDMVRNAG; encoded by the coding sequence GTGTCCTTCAGCAATCCCGTCATCGGTGTCCTCGCGCTGCAGGGCGACGTCCGTGAGCACGCCTTCGCCCTGGTCGAGGCCGACGCCGTGGCCCGCCCGGTCCGCCGCCCGGAGGAGCTGGCCGAGGTCGACGCGCTGGTCATCCCCGGCGGCGAGTCCACCACCATGTCCAAGCTGGCGCTGATCTTCGGGATGATGGAGCCGCTGCGGGCCCGGGTCGCCGCCGGGATGCCGGTCTACGGCTCCTGCGCGGGCATGATCATGCTGGCGGACAAGATCCTTGAGGGCCGGGACGACCAGCAGACCGTCGGCGGCATAGACATGACGGTCCGCCGCAACGCCTTCGGCCGGCAGAACGACTCCTTCGAGCAGCCCGTGGACTTCCGCGGCCTGGAGGGCGGCCCGGTCCACGGCGTCTTCATCCGCGCGCCCTGGGTCGAGTCGGTCGGCGAGGGCGTCGAGGTGCTGGCGGACCTGGACGCGGCGACCGGCGGCGGGCGCATCGTGGCGGTGCGCCAGGGGAACCTGCTGGCCACGTCCTTCCACCCGGAGCTCAGTGCGGACCACCGGGTGCACTCCTACTTCGTCGACATGGTCCGCAACGCGGGCTGA
- a CDS encoding YebC/PmpR family DNA-binding transcriptional regulator: MSGHSKWATTKHKKAAIDAKRGKLFAKMIKNIEVAARTGGGDPAGNPTLYDAIQKAKKSSVPIDNINRAVKRGSGAEAGGADYSTIMYEGYGPNGVAVLIECLTDNRNRAASDVRVAMTRNGGSMADPGSVSYMFTRKGVIAVAKAEKLDEDTILDAVLDAGAEEVNDLGDSFEVISEATDLVAVRTALQAAGLDYDSAEASFVPSVQVELDAEGARKIFKLIDALEDSDDVQNVFANFDLPASVVAELDDED, from the coding sequence ATGTCCGGCCACTCCAAATGGGCTACCACCAAGCACAAGAAGGCCGCCATCGACGCGAAGCGCGGCAAGCTCTTCGCGAAGATGATCAAGAACATCGAGGTGGCTGCCCGTACCGGCGGCGGAGACCCCGCCGGTAACCCGACGCTCTACGACGCCATCCAGAAGGCCAAGAAGAGCTCGGTCCCGATCGACAACATCAACCGCGCGGTCAAGCGCGGTTCCGGAGCAGAGGCCGGCGGCGCCGACTACTCCACCATCATGTACGAGGGCTACGGCCCCAACGGTGTCGCAGTGCTGATCGAGTGCCTGACCGACAACCGCAACCGCGCCGCCTCCGACGTCCGGGTCGCGATGACCCGCAACGGCGGTTCGATGGCCGACCCCGGCTCGGTCTCGTACATGTTCACCCGCAAGGGTGTCATCGCCGTCGCCAAGGCCGAGAAGCTGGACGAGGACACGATCCTCGACGCCGTGCTCGACGCCGGCGCCGAGGAGGTCAACGACCTCGGCGACAGCTTCGAGGTGATCAGCGAGGCCACCGACCTGGTCGCGGTCCGCACCGCGCTGCAGGCCGCCGGCCTCGACTACGACTCGGCCGAGGCCAGCTTCGTGCCCAGCGTGCAGGTCGAGTTGGACGCCGAGGGCGCCCGCAAGATCTTCAAGCTGATCGACGCCCTGGAGGACAGCGACGACGTGCAGAACGTCTTCGCCAACTTCGACCTGCCGGCCAGCGTCGTCGCCGAGCTCGACGACGAGGACTAG
- the ruvC gene encoding crossover junction endodeoxyribonuclease RuvC — protein sequence MRVLGVDPGLTRCGVGVVDGAPGRPLHMVACGVVRTPADADVAHRLLQIEQGLELWFDTHQPELVAVERVFAQHNVRTVMGTAQASAVAMLCATRRGIPVTLHTPSEVKAAVTGSGRADKDQVGAMVTRLLRLDAPPKPADAADALALAICHIWRGAAVDRIAAAVAATRAPRPSSHARPKEYRR from the coding sequence GTGCGCGTCCTGGGGGTGGACCCTGGCCTGACCAGGTGCGGCGTCGGCGTGGTCGACGGCGCGCCGGGCCGGCCGCTGCACATGGTCGCCTGCGGCGTCGTGCGCACCCCGGCCGACGCCGACGTGGCCCACCGGCTGCTCCAGATCGAGCAGGGGCTGGAGCTCTGGTTCGACACCCACCAGCCCGAACTCGTGGCGGTGGAGCGGGTGTTCGCACAGCACAACGTCCGCACGGTGATGGGCACCGCGCAGGCCAGCGCGGTCGCCATGCTCTGCGCCACCCGGCGCGGCATCCCGGTCACCCTGCACACCCCCAGTGAGGTCAAGGCCGCCGTCACCGGCAGCGGGCGGGCCGACAAGGACCAGGTCGGGGCCATGGTCACCCGGCTGCTCCGGCTCGACGCCCCGCCCAAGCCCGCCGACGCCGCCGACGCCCTGGCCCTCGCCATCTGCCACATCTGGCGCGGCGCGGCCGTCGACCGGATCGCCGCCGCCGTCGCCGCCACCCGCGCCCCGCGCCCCTCCAGCCATGCCCGCCCCAAGGAGTACCGACGATGA